A window from Gemmatimonadaceae bacterium encodes these proteins:
- a CDS encoding DUF305 domain-containing protein, translated as MLAEPRARRYPIEVPATFIVPQVLPVKPHQARDITVALLLVPAAFGCRSPQPAVATPAPAPLASTAPAPAPTATQAARPAPEKPAEQPHPMAGMPDMTDMSMSATMPRITIPKGALYTEADVRFMQGMIAHHAQAIYMSRMAAAHGADARVLKLANKIDQSQVAEIKLMQQWLRSNGQFAPDTSSWHRMSMAGMLTSAQLAQLDSAKGPEFDRLFLTGMIHHHKGALQMVSDLFASPLAAQDVDVSVFANDVVVVQTAEIGVMQQMLNGL; from the coding sequence CGTACCCCAGGTACTCCCCGTGAAACCGCATCAGGCTCGCGATATCACTGTCGCGCTCCTTCTCGTCCCGGCGGCGTTTGGTTGTCGCTCGCCACAGCCGGCAGTCGCGACACCCGCCCCCGCACCCCTCGCCTCCACTGCGCCCGCCCCGGCGCCCACTGCGACCCAAGCCGCTCGACCCGCGCCCGAAAAGCCCGCCGAGCAACCGCACCCGATGGCTGGCATGCCCGACATGACGGACATGTCGATGTCGGCGACGATGCCTCGGATCACGATTCCCAAGGGCGCGCTCTACACCGAAGCCGACGTGCGCTTCATGCAAGGCATGATCGCGCACCACGCACAGGCGATCTACATGTCACGCATGGCGGCGGCGCACGGCGCCGATGCGCGCGTGCTGAAGCTCGCGAACAAGATCGACCAGTCGCAGGTCGCCGAAATCAAGCTGATGCAGCAGTGGTTGCGCTCGAACGGCCAATTCGCGCCGGATACTTCGTCGTGGCACAGGATGTCGATGGCCGGCATGCTCACGAGCGCACAGCTCGCGCAGCTCGACTCGGCGAAGGGGCCGGAGTTCGACCGGCTCTTTCTGACCGGCATGATTCACCACCATAAAGGCGCGCTTCAGATGGTGAGCGATTTGTTCGCGAGTCCGCTCGCCGCGCAGGATGTGGACGTCTCTGTTTTCGCCAACGATGTAGTTGTCGTGCAGACGGCGGAGATCGGCGTCATGCAACAGATGTTGAACGGACTGTGA